In Micromonospora sp. LH3U1, one genomic interval encodes:
- a CDS encoding DUF4383 domain-containing protein — MVGPMAHSRARPNPADGKPPVRRAAATVGVLFLLIGVLGFVPGITSGMDALRFAGHGSGAYLFGVFQVSVLHNLVHLAFGVAGLVLARTVTGARTFLIGGGAVYLVLWLYGLAVDHDTGANVLPVNDADGWLHLGLGVGMIALGLLTGRPRP; from the coding sequence ATGGTCGGACCGATGGCCCACTCCCGGGCCCGACCCAACCCGGCCGACGGCAAGCCGCCGGTCCGCCGCGCGGCGGCAACGGTGGGGGTGCTGTTCCTCCTGATCGGCGTGCTCGGCTTCGTGCCGGGGATCACCAGCGGCATGGACGCTCTGCGCTTCGCCGGCCACGGCTCGGGCGCGTACCTGTTCGGCGTCTTCCAGGTGTCGGTGCTGCACAACCTGGTGCACCTGGCGTTCGGGGTGGCGGGTCTGGTGCTGGCGCGGACGGTCACCGGCGCTCGGACGTTCCTGATCGGCGGCGGCGCCGTCTACCTGGTGCTCTGGCTGTACGGGCTGGCGGTGGACCACGACACCGGGGCGAACGTGCTCCCGGTCAACGACGCCGACGGCTGGCTGCACCTGGGCCTCGGCGTCGGCATGATCGCGTTGGGCCTCCTGACCGGGCGGCCCCGTCCGTAA
- a CDS encoding DUF2231 domain-containing protein: MQSRLRVQGHPIQPMLVTFPLGLFVSATVFDLTDVVGGPAFLGEVGYWTGVAALIAAALTVVAGMVDLWDVPGDRTRRTAIAFNLVNAVMAGMFLLTCLIRAQSPQRGASAAILVTELVALAVGGIGVHLGARLMRQFDTGRAEAGSLDALAGSTVEIVRPRP; encoded by the coding sequence ATGCAGAGCCGGCTGCGGGTGCAGGGGCACCCGATCCAACCGATGCTGGTGACGTTCCCGCTCGGGCTGTTCGTCAGCGCCACCGTCTTCGACCTCACCGACGTCGTCGGCGGGCCGGCTTTCCTGGGCGAGGTCGGCTACTGGACGGGCGTCGCGGCCCTCATCGCCGCCGCGCTGACCGTGGTGGCCGGCATGGTCGACCTGTGGGACGTTCCGGGCGACCGCACCCGCCGCACCGCGATCGCCTTCAACCTGGTGAACGCGGTGATGGCCGGCATGTTCCTGCTCACCTGCCTGATCCGCGCACAGTCCCCGCAGCGCGGCGCGTCAGCCGCGATCCTGGTCACCGAGCTGGTCGCGCTGGCCGTTGGTGGGATCGGCGTGCACCTGGGCGCCCGGCTGATGCGCCAGTTCGATACCGGCCGCGCCGAGGCCGGCAGCCTCGACGCGCTCGCCGGCTCCACCGTCGAGATCGTCCGCCCACGCCCCTGA
- the secA2 gene encoding accessory Sec system translocase SecA2, whose amino-acid sequence MGVSQRFKSKFRRFLQRPGSTVDLAPLEKLLPAIEAREDDLAALDDAELTEAASAASGYEEVCAIGREAARRGLDQRPYDVQLLGAMALLSGKVAEMATGEGKTLTATIAAYGHVRLGNGPVHVLTVNDYLARRDAQWMEPVYILLGLTVGWVNEASTPQERRDAYACDVTYVSVSEAGFDYLRDQLVTDVDDRVQPALATAIVDEADSIMIDEARVPMVLAGAVPGEQDPVHAAAGLVRGLRKGKHYTVAEDGRSVAFTSAGLAAIEAKLGIDLYDEEHVAQLSAVNVALHAHALLHRDVDYIVRDGSVELIDEMRGRVAQRRRWPDGLQAAVEAKEGLDATAEGEVLGTIAVQAFLGLYPKLCGMTATAVLVGDQLREFFDLEVAVIPPNTPCVREDEPDRIYATRAEKDEALIDEIQRWHAKGRPVLVGTLDVKESEGLAAGLNAAGVPCVVLNAKNDDEEAAIIAEAGAYGAVTVSTQMAGRGVDIRLGGSDQSDQDRVTELGGLYVIGSGRHDSRRVDDQLRGRAGRQGDPGGSVFLVSLEDDLVVRHAADSVPASPRMNADGLVTDDQVDYAVEHAQRVAEGVNHEIHRNTWRYSVVIEQQRKALAARRERLLTSDVAAVMLLEKEPDKASEMDEDLLARAARSIALFHLDRLWAEHLAELSEVREGVHLRALGRLDPLDEFHRAAVPAFNDLIPEIEARTIATFLETEFDEDWQPEDGTLVRPTATWTYLVHDNPFGSELDRLIASIGRRLGGGSR is encoded by the coding sequence ATGGGTGTGTCGCAACGGTTCAAGAGCAAGTTCCGGCGGTTCCTTCAGCGCCCCGGCTCGACCGTGGATCTTGCTCCGCTGGAGAAGCTGCTGCCGGCGATCGAGGCGCGCGAGGATGACCTCGCCGCGCTCGACGACGCCGAGTTGACCGAGGCCGCGAGTGCCGCCTCCGGTTACGAGGAGGTCTGCGCCATCGGCCGCGAGGCCGCCCGCCGTGGCCTCGACCAGCGGCCGTACGACGTGCAGCTGCTCGGCGCGATGGCGCTGCTCTCGGGCAAGGTCGCCGAAATGGCCACCGGTGAGGGCAAGACGCTGACCGCCACGATCGCCGCGTACGGGCACGTCCGGCTCGGCAACGGACCGGTGCACGTGCTCACCGTCAACGACTACCTGGCCCGCCGCGACGCCCAGTGGATGGAGCCGGTCTACATCCTGCTCGGCCTCACCGTCGGCTGGGTCAACGAGGCCTCCACCCCGCAGGAGCGGCGCGACGCGTACGCCTGCGACGTCACCTACGTCTCCGTCAGCGAGGCGGGCTTCGACTACCTGCGCGACCAGTTGGTCACCGACGTGGACGACCGGGTGCAGCCCGCGCTGGCCACCGCGATCGTCGACGAGGCCGACTCGATCATGATCGACGAGGCTCGGGTGCCGATGGTCCTCGCCGGCGCGGTGCCGGGCGAGCAGGACCCGGTGCACGCCGCCGCCGGGCTGGTCCGTGGCCTGCGCAAGGGCAAGCACTACACGGTCGCCGAGGACGGGCGGAGCGTGGCGTTCACCTCCGCCGGCCTGGCCGCCATCGAGGCCAAGCTCGGCATCGACCTGTACGACGAGGAGCACGTCGCGCAGCTCTCCGCGGTCAACGTGGCGCTGCACGCACACGCCCTGCTGCACCGCGACGTGGATTACATCGTCCGGGACGGCTCGGTCGAGCTGATCGACGAGATGCGCGGCCGGGTCGCCCAGCGTCGCCGCTGGCCGGACGGGCTCCAGGCCGCGGTCGAGGCCAAGGAGGGCCTGGACGCCACCGCCGAGGGCGAGGTGCTGGGCACCATCGCCGTGCAGGCGTTCCTCGGGCTCTACCCGAAGCTCTGCGGCATGACCGCCACCGCGGTGCTGGTCGGCGACCAGCTGCGGGAGTTCTTCGACCTCGAGGTCGCGGTCATCCCGCCGAACACGCCGTGCGTCCGGGAGGACGAGCCGGACCGGATCTACGCCACCCGGGCGGAGAAGGACGAGGCGCTGATCGACGAGATCCAGCGCTGGCACGCCAAGGGGCGGCCGGTTCTGGTCGGCACGCTGGACGTCAAGGAGTCCGAGGGGCTGGCCGCCGGGCTGAACGCGGCCGGGGTGCCCTGCGTGGTGCTGAACGCCAAGAACGACGACGAGGAAGCGGCGATCATCGCCGAGGCCGGCGCGTACGGCGCGGTGACCGTCTCCACCCAGATGGCCGGCCGGGGCGTCGACATCCGGCTCGGCGGCAGCGACCAGAGCGACCAGGATCGGGTGACCGAGCTGGGCGGGCTCTACGTGATCGGCAGCGGCCGGCACGACAGCCGCCGAGTGGACGACCAGTTGCGCGGTCGGGCCGGCCGGCAGGGTGACCCGGGCGGCTCGGTCTTCCTCGTCAGCCTGGAGGACGACCTGGTCGTCCGGCACGCCGCCGACTCGGTGCCGGCGTCGCCGCGGATGAACGCCGACGGTCTGGTGACCGACGATCAGGTGGACTACGCGGTGGAGCACGCCCAGCGGGTCGCCGAGGGTGTCAACCACGAGATCCACCGCAACACCTGGCGCTACAGCGTGGTGATCGAGCAGCAGCGCAAGGCCCTCGCCGCGCGCCGGGAGCGGCTGCTGACCAGCGACGTGGCCGCCGTGATGCTGCTCGAGAAGGAGCCGGACAAGGCGAGCGAGATGGACGAGGACCTGCTCGCCCGTGCGGCCCGCTCGATCGCGCTCTTCCACCTGGACCGACTCTGGGCGGAGCACCTGGCCGAGTTGTCCGAGGTCCGCGAGGGCGTGCACCTGCGGGCGCTGGGCCGGCTCGACCCGCTGGACGAGTTCCACCGGGCCGCGGTGCCGGCGTTCAACGACCTGATCCCGGAGATCGAGGCCCGCACCATCGCTACCTTCCTCGAGACCGAATTCGATGAGGACTGGCAGCCCGAGGATGGCACCCTGGTCCGGCCCACCGCGACCTGGACGTACCTGGTGCACGACAACCCGTTCGGTTCCGAGCTCGATCGGCTGATCGCGTCGATCGGGCGGCGACTTGGCGGCGGCTCGCGCTGA
- a CDS encoding GAF and ANTAR domain-containing protein, translated as MNLDTREPVVQHLGVLETAALLRELTAGLIALTDFDEALLALVRVTRDAVAGVRWCGFTALRAGEPAGVAASDERLAGLDDLRHGPDSPAMSAIRRREMILAVDLAGEPRWPAWTPRARDLGVRGVISAPVDIDDQVIGAINLYAASPNLLTPQHQLTAMLLAEHAGLLLAAVRDRRRQLVLAGERDASLLHDGVVGQAVGVIMTQRGCPPAEALEVLRTAATSLDIPLREVAERLVRTVSRQRDT; from the coding sequence GTGAACCTCGACACGCGGGAACCGGTGGTGCAGCACCTCGGCGTCCTGGAAACCGCCGCACTCTTGCGGGAGTTGACCGCCGGCCTGATCGCGCTGACCGATTTCGACGAGGCGCTGCTGGCGCTGGTCCGAGTCACCCGGGACGCGGTGGCCGGGGTGCGCTGGTGCGGGTTCACCGCCCTGCGCGCCGGCGAACCGGCCGGGGTGGCCGCCTCCGACGAACGGCTGGCCGGCCTGGACGACCTGCGGCACGGGCCCGACTCGCCGGCGATGAGCGCGATCCGACGCCGCGAGATGATCCTCGCCGTCGACCTGGCCGGTGAGCCTCGCTGGCCGGCCTGGACGCCGCGCGCCCGCGATCTTGGCGTACGCGGGGTGATCTCCGCGCCGGTGGACATAGACGACCAGGTGATCGGCGCGATCAACCTCTACGCCGCTTCGCCGAACCTGCTGACCCCGCAACACCAGTTGACCGCGATGCTGCTCGCCGAACACGCCGGGCTGCTGCTGGCCGCCGTCCGCGACCGCAGGCGGCAACTCGTGCTCGCCGGTGAGCGGGACGCCTCGCTGCTGCACGACGGGGTGGTGGGCCAGGCCGTCGGCGTGATCATGACCCAGCGTGGGTGCCCGCCCGCCGAGGCCCTCGAGGTGCTGCGTACCGCCGCGACGTCGTTGGACATCCCGCTGCGCGAGGTGGCCGAGCGGTTGGTCCGTACGGTCTCCCGCCAACGCGACACCTGA
- a CDS encoding glycosyltransferase, producing MSLTVLMNAGPWLSVPPPGYGGIENVIATLVPELRRLGVRVVLASVGSSTLPVDEQMSVFADGQFAALQRPYNQVCGIAQAHLAGVVRELHSRDDIDLVHDHVEAVGLATLAAMGPAGPPTLHTLHWDLAKHPALYGALDGGARVRVNGVSASQLARAPLALREHSVGHVHLSTPLAVDADRRPRPEKGEHLLILGRINPGKGQDVGARLAHRVGIPLVLAGPVGPYHRPDDLAAAGDEARQNPDVRFFLDEVAPHIDGDLVRWVGTVAGQDRDDLLASARASLFPLRWEEPGGTAVVESLALGTPVVATARGCLPELIEHGRTGLLTTDEDELADLVLSANLLDPDECRRVAAQRFTPAVMAQRYVELYERVRRLASAPRLLPA from the coding sequence ATGAGCCTCACCGTGCTGATGAACGCAGGCCCGTGGCTGTCCGTGCCACCGCCCGGTTACGGCGGCATCGAGAACGTGATCGCCACGCTGGTGCCGGAGCTGCGGCGTCTCGGCGTACGGGTGGTGCTCGCCTCGGTGGGCAGCAGCACCCTGCCGGTGGACGAGCAGATGTCGGTCTTCGCCGACGGGCAGTTCGCCGCGTTGCAGCGGCCGTACAACCAGGTCTGCGGGATCGCCCAGGCGCACCTGGCCGGGGTGGTCCGTGAGCTGCACTCCCGCGACGACATCGACCTGGTGCACGACCACGTGGAAGCGGTCGGGCTGGCGACTCTCGCCGCGATGGGGCCGGCCGGCCCGCCGACCCTGCACACCCTGCACTGGGACCTGGCCAAGCACCCGGCGCTCTACGGCGCTCTGGACGGCGGCGCCCGGGTCCGGGTCAACGGTGTCTCCGCGTCGCAACTGGCCCGAGCCCCGCTGGCGTTGCGAGAGCACTCGGTGGGGCACGTGCACCTGTCCACCCCACTCGCCGTGGATGCCGACCGGCGGCCCCGGCCGGAGAAGGGCGAGCACCTGCTCATCCTGGGCCGGATCAATCCGGGCAAGGGGCAGGACGTGGGCGCCCGGCTCGCGCATCGCGTCGGTATCCCGCTGGTGCTGGCGGGGCCGGTCGGCCCGTACCACCGGCCGGACGATCTGGCCGCGGCCGGCGACGAGGCCCGACAGAACCCGGACGTGCGGTTCTTCCTCGACGAGGTGGCGCCACACATCGACGGTGACCTGGTCCGCTGGGTCGGCACCGTGGCCGGTCAGGACCGGGACGACCTGCTCGCCAGCGCCCGCGCGTCGCTGTTCCCGCTGCGCTGGGAGGAGCCGGGCGGCACGGCGGTCGTCGAGTCACTCGCCCTCGGCACACCGGTGGTGGCCACCGCCCGGGGTTGCCTGCCGGAGTTGATCGAGCACGGCCGGACCGGGCTGCTCACCACCGACGAGGACGAGCTGGCCGATCTCGTACTCTCCGCCAACCTGCTCGACCCCGACGAGTGCCGGCGGGTGGCCGCGCAGCGGTTCACCCCCGCGGTCATGGCCCAGCGCTACGTCGAGCTGTATGAGCGGGTCCGTCGGCTGGCCAGCGCGCCGCGGCTGCTACCGGCCTGA
- a CDS encoding helix-hairpin-helix domain-containing protein: MTSSLDTLPKIGAPATRALHGAGYTTLRQLADVPRSDLAELHGMGPKALGILQAALEEHKLGLG; this comes from the coding sequence ATGACCTCGTCTCTGGACACACTTCCGAAGATCGGTGCGCCCGCGACTCGAGCCCTGCACGGCGCCGGCTACACCACACTGCGCCAACTCGCGGACGTCCCCCGGTCGGACCTGGCCGAGCTGCACGGCATGGGACCGAAGGCGCTCGGCATCCTCCAGGCCGCCCTCGAAGAGCACAAGCTCGGCCTCGGCTGA
- a CDS encoding zinc-dependent alcohol dehydrogenase: MRDKVVVVTGPGRVDLVEQDAPPVRPGTFRVETLFSGVSAGTELSYVKGTNPYLNVTWNADLGLFQPGAASTPYPVTRLGYMQVGRVVESATPAVAVGTVGAMTYGHRTGWLADPVAERFVALPDDLDPLLGVYVAHMGPICANGLLHAAADLHGADVRTLGDGVRGRRVAVVGAGVVALLTALFARRNGAASVVVLDPTPQRRQVAEALGLETLDPDADDPAVVLKTRWAHTAGDRGADVVFQCRGQAWALQLALRLLRPQGTVIDLAFYQGGADAVRLGEEFHHNGLSLRCAQIGRVPRGLAPSWDRERLSAETVDLLRTYGDVIRKHLVSAVVPFDEAPTLLTDLANRRRQELQVVLAA; the protein is encoded by the coding sequence ATGCGTGACAAGGTCGTGGTGGTCACCGGCCCTGGCCGGGTCGACCTCGTCGAGCAGGACGCCCCGCCGGTGCGCCCCGGCACGTTCCGGGTCGAGACCCTGTTCAGCGGGGTCTCCGCCGGCACCGAGCTGAGCTACGTGAAGGGCACCAACCCGTACCTGAACGTCACCTGGAACGCCGACCTGGGGCTGTTCCAGCCGGGCGCGGCGAGCACCCCGTACCCGGTGACCCGGCTCGGCTACATGCAGGTCGGCCGGGTGGTGGAGAGCGCCACCCCGGCCGTCGCGGTGGGCACGGTCGGCGCGATGACGTACGGGCACCGCACCGGCTGGCTGGCCGACCCGGTCGCCGAACGGTTCGTGGCGCTGCCCGACGACCTGGACCCGCTGCTCGGCGTCTACGTCGCGCACATGGGTCCCATCTGCGCCAACGGTCTGCTGCACGCCGCCGCCGACCTGCACGGCGCCGACGTCCGCACGCTCGGCGACGGGGTACGCGGCCGACGGGTCGCCGTTGTCGGCGCCGGTGTCGTGGCGTTGCTGACGGCGCTGTTCGCCCGGCGCAACGGCGCTGCCTCGGTGGTGGTGCTCGACCCCACCCCGCAACGCCGCCAGGTCGCCGAGGCGCTCGGCCTGGAAACCCTCGACCCGGACGCGGACGACCCGGCGGTCGTGCTCAAGACCCGCTGGGCTCACACCGCCGGTGACCGGGGCGCCGACGTGGTGTTCCAGTGCCGGGGGCAGGCGTGGGCGTTGCAGCTCGCCCTGCGGCTGCTGCGCCCACAGGGCACGGTCATCGACCTCGCCTTCTACCAGGGCGGCGCGGACGCGGTCCGGCTCGGTGAGGAGTTCCACCACAACGGGCTGTCGCTGCGCTGCGCGCAGATCGGTCGGGTGCCGCGCGGACTCGCCCCCAGCTGGGACCGCGAGCGGCTCTCCGCCGAGACGGTCGACCTGCTCCGAACCTACGGGGACGTGATCCGCAAGCACCTCGTCTCGGCGGTGGTGCCGTTCGACGAGGCACCCACCCTGCTCACCGACCTGGCCAACCGTCGCCGCCAGGAGCTACAGGTGGTGCTGGCCGCGTGA
- a CDS encoding Gfo/Idh/MocA family protein: MRECRVGLVGAGGVAQRHARVLAGFDDVELVGVTDVTPKAASALVAEHGGRACADVAELLATGLDAVYVCVPPFAHGPAEEAVIAAGVPMFVEKPVAVDLSTAERIADLVARSGLRTAVGHHWRYSSVLDEARALLADRPVRMVSGAWLDKVPPVAWWSQRDRSGGPVVEQAAHVLDLIRVLAGEVTEVTAYGNGTPPPVDGADIDSVTTAALRFADGAVGTLSAACVLGWKHRAGLEILADGLALSLSEDGLSIRDADGERHVPADPEAARVAVDRAFIDAVRGIGDDVRVPYAEALATQRLALAVADSARTGATVRLATPTAPAALSTGVTVDA; this comes from the coding sequence ATGCGTGAATGCCGGGTGGGTCTGGTCGGAGCCGGCGGGGTGGCACAACGTCACGCGCGGGTGCTGGCCGGATTCGACGACGTCGAGCTGGTCGGGGTCACCGACGTCACGCCGAAGGCGGCGTCGGCGCTGGTCGCAGAGCACGGCGGGCGGGCCTGCGCCGACGTCGCCGAGCTGCTGGCGACCGGCCTGGACGCGGTGTACGTCTGCGTGCCACCGTTCGCGCACGGCCCAGCCGAGGAGGCGGTGATCGCCGCCGGGGTGCCGATGTTCGTGGAAAAACCCGTAGCGGTCGACCTCAGCACCGCCGAGCGGATCGCCGACCTGGTAGCGCGCAGCGGGCTGCGCACCGCCGTCGGCCACCACTGGCGCTACAGCAGCGTGCTCGACGAGGCCCGTGCACTGCTCGCCGACCGCCCGGTGCGGATGGTCAGCGGCGCCTGGCTGGACAAGGTGCCCCCGGTGGCGTGGTGGTCGCAGCGGGACCGCTCCGGTGGCCCGGTGGTCGAGCAGGCCGCCCACGTGCTGGACCTGATCCGCGTGCTGGCCGGCGAGGTGACCGAGGTCACCGCGTACGGCAACGGCACCCCGCCTCCGGTCGACGGCGCCGACATCGACTCGGTGACCACCGCCGCGCTGCGCTTCGCCGACGGCGCGGTCGGCACGCTCAGCGCCGCCTGCGTGCTGGGCTGGAAGCACCGCGCCGGCCTGGAGATCCTCGCCGACGGGCTGGCCCTCTCCCTCTCCGAGGACGGCCTGTCGATCCGCGACGCCGACGGTGAACGACACGTCCCCGCCGACCCGGAAGCCGCCCGGGTGGCGGTGGACCGGGCCTTCATCGACGCCGTACGCGGCATCGGCGACGACGTCCGAGTGCCGTACGCCGAAGCCCTGGCCACCCAGCGGCTAGCCCTCGCGGTGGCCGACTCGGCCCGCACCGGCGCGACCGTGCGGCTCGCCACCCCGACCGCCCCGGCGGCGCTCAGCACGGGGGTGACCGTCGATGCGTGA
- a CDS encoding ABC transporter ATP-binding protein, protein MSTPKDRPVGLTALLPYLREHRGTLIVVGALSLAGAGASLAQPLLTRSVLDRVSDGLGVSRLVAVLVALVLLGAAIGGLRNYLLQRTAEGLVLGTRRRLAGHLLRLPIAEYDRRRTGDLLSRVGSDTTLLRAVVTSGLFETVTGAVMVLGAGTAMLLLDPLLFGVTLLGVGLGLGFAATFARRVRALARAAQERVGEMTSAVERAISAARTIRASRAEARETETVTGSARAAYGAGLRVARVQAVVGPIGSVTVQGAFLLVLGIGGARVAAGAISVGDLVAFVMYLFFLALPLAQVLNAYTQLQSGLGALQRIEEILAVPAEGADDRPVAAAATAIPRRPIPMIEFDRVGFGYPGGESVLHEVSFAVPAGTRTALVGPSGAGKSTLLALVERFYEVSAGAVRLDGNDVRDLPRDALRARLGYVEQEAPVLAGTLRENLLITTPDATDDRLRDVLDEVNLGHLALRSPQGLDVQVGEGGVLLSGGERQRLAIARALLAGPPVLLLDEPTSNLDSRNEAALRRAIDAVAVRRTLLIVAHRLATVVDADQIVVLDGGRVVAVGTHAELTATDPLYRELATHQLLVG, encoded by the coding sequence ATGAGCACCCCGAAGGACCGGCCGGTCGGCCTGACCGCGCTGCTGCCGTACCTGCGTGAGCACCGCGGCACCCTGATCGTGGTGGGCGCGCTGTCGCTGGCCGGGGCGGGGGCGTCACTGGCCCAGCCGCTGCTCACCCGGTCCGTGCTCGACCGGGTGAGCGACGGCCTGGGGGTGTCCCGGCTGGTGGCGGTGCTGGTGGCCCTCGTGCTGCTCGGCGCGGCGATCGGCGGCCTGCGCAACTACCTCCTGCAACGCACGGCCGAAGGGCTGGTGCTGGGCACCCGGCGACGGCTCGCCGGTCACCTGCTGCGGTTGCCCATCGCCGAGTACGACCGTCGGCGCACCGGCGACCTGCTCTCCCGCGTGGGCTCGGACACCACCCTGCTGCGGGCGGTGGTCACCTCCGGGCTCTTCGAGACGGTCACCGGGGCGGTGATGGTGCTCGGCGCGGGCACCGCCATGCTGCTGCTCGATCCGCTGCTGTTCGGCGTCACCCTGCTCGGGGTGGGGCTGGGACTGGGCTTCGCGGCCACCTTCGCGCGGCGGGTCCGGGCGCTGGCCCGTGCCGCCCAGGAGCGGGTCGGCGAGATGACCTCGGCGGTGGAGCGGGCCATCTCGGCGGCCCGGACCATCCGGGCCAGCCGGGCCGAGGCCCGGGAGACGGAGACCGTCACCGGTAGCGCCCGGGCGGCGTACGGGGCGGGGCTGCGGGTGGCCCGGGTGCAGGCGGTGGTCGGGCCGATCGGCTCGGTCACCGTGCAGGGCGCGTTCCTGCTGGTGCTCGGTATCGGCGGGGCCCGGGTCGCCGCCGGTGCGATCTCCGTCGGTGATCTGGTCGCCTTCGTCATGTACCTGTTCTTCCTGGCTCTGCCGCTGGCCCAGGTGTTGAACGCGTACACCCAGTTGCAGTCTGGCCTGGGCGCCCTGCAACGGATCGAGGAGATCCTCGCCGTGCCAGCGGAGGGCGCGGACGACCGGCCGGTGGCCGCCGCTGCGACGGCGATCCCGCGTCGCCCCATCCCCATGATCGAGTTCGACCGGGTGGGGTTCGGCTATCCGGGTGGCGAGTCGGTGCTGCACGAGGTCAGCTTCGCGGTGCCCGCCGGCACCCGTACCGCACTTGTCGGCCCGTCCGGCGCCGGCAAGTCGACCCTGCTGGCCCTGGTCGAGCGCTTCTACGAGGTGAGCGCCGGGGCGGTCCGACTGGACGGCAACGACGTACGGGACCTGCCCCGCGACGCGCTGCGGGCCCGGCTCGGCTACGTCGAGCAGGAGGCCCCCGTGCTGGCCGGCACACTGCGGGAGAACCTGCTGATCACCACCCCGGACGCCACCGACGACCGCCTGCGCGACGTCCTGGACGAGGTCAACCTGGGCCACCTGGCACTGCGCTCCCCGCAGGGCCTGGACGTCCAGGTGGGGGAGGGCGGGGTGCTGCTCTCCGGGGGTGAGCGGCAGCGGCTGGCCATCGCCCGCGCGCTGCTCGCCGGCCCACCCGTGCTGCTGCTCGACGAGCCGACCAGCAACCTCGACTCACGTAACGAGGCCGCGCTGCGCCGCGCCATCGACGCGGTCGCCGTCCGCCGAACGCTGCTGATCGTGGCGCACCGGCTCGCCACCGTGGTCGACGCCGACCAGATCGTCGTCCTCGACGGCGGCCGGGTGGTGGCCGTGGGCACCCACGCCGAGCTGACCGCGACTGATCCGCTCTACCGGGAGCTCGCCACCCACCAGCTGCTGGTCGGCTGA
- a CDS encoding glucosyl-3-phosphoglycerate synthase, which yields MEAWATYRTTSAGDWPARRLLRAKGDTRVSVVLPARNEEATVGAIVSTIREHLMDRVTLVDELIVVDSRSTDRTAQVARAAGAEVVSQDAMTRGLPRLTGKGDALWAGLAAAEGDVVAFIDADLREFRPHFVSGLLGPLLTDPSVDFVKGFYHRPLVGTASVEQDGGGRVTELMARPLLNLFWPELAGFVQPLAGEYAGRRDVLAQVPFVSGYGVETAMMIDLLEMVGLDAMAQVDLGERKHRHQDTAALGRMSAQIMLTAWSRLQRRGWATPGLSPETLLTQFRRGGSDTLPNLDREIVVSDVAIEERPPLAELRHRVPRRRVAAA from the coding sequence GTGGAGGCGTGGGCCACCTATCGGACGACGTCGGCGGGGGACTGGCCGGCGCGTCGACTGCTGCGTGCCAAGGGTGATACCCGGGTCAGCGTGGTGCTGCCGGCGCGCAACGAGGAGGCCACCGTCGGCGCGATCGTGTCGACCATCCGGGAGCACCTGATGGATCGGGTCACCCTGGTCGACGAGCTGATCGTGGTGGATTCACGTTCAACCGACCGCACCGCGCAGGTGGCCCGTGCCGCCGGCGCGGAGGTGGTCAGCCAAGACGCGATGACCCGGGGGCTGCCCCGGCTCACCGGCAAGGGCGACGCGCTCTGGGCCGGTCTGGCCGCCGCCGAGGGGGACGTGGTGGCGTTCATCGACGCCGACCTGCGGGAGTTCCGGCCGCACTTCGTGAGCGGGCTGCTCGGCCCGCTGCTGACCGACCCGTCGGTCGATTTCGTGAAGGGCTTCTATCACCGGCCCCTGGTGGGCACCGCCAGCGTGGAGCAGGACGGCGGGGGCCGGGTGACCGAGCTGATGGCGCGTCCGCTGCTCAACCTCTTCTGGCCCGAGTTGGCCGGCTTCGTGCAGCCGCTCGCCGGCGAGTACGCGGGCCGCCGGGACGTGCTGGCCCAGGTGCCGTTCGTCTCCGGGTACGGGGTGGAGACGGCCATGATGATCGATCTGCTCGAAATGGTGGGCCTGGACGCGATGGCGCAGGTCGACCTCGGTGAGCGCAAGCACCGGCACCAGGACACGGCGGCCCTCGGCCGGATGTCCGCGCAGATCATGTTGACTGCCTGGTCCCGGTTGCAGCGGCGCGGATGGGCGACCCCCGGGCTTTCACCGGAGACGCTGCTGACCCAGTTCCGTCGCGGTGGCTCGGACACGTTGCCGAACCTCGACCGCGAGATCGTGGTCAGCGACGTGGCCATCGAGGAGCGCCCGCCGCTGGCCGAGCTGCGCCACCGGGTGCCCCGTCGACGGGTGGCCGCCGCGTGA